DNA from Thiomicrorhabdus sp. Kp2:
GCGGACATTTCACCCGACATCATGACATTGGGCAAAACTTTAACGGGTGGCCACATTACTCTTGCCGCTACCCTAGCTACTAGCAAAATCAGTGAAACCATTAGCCAAGGAAAACCTGGCATCTTGGCTCACGGCCCAACTTACATGGCTAATCCACTCGCCTGTAGAGCAGCCATTGCCAATATTGATGTGTTACTCGCCTCACCCTGGGAGGACAATATTCAACGTATTGAAACCCACTTTAATGAAACACTTTTACCACTACAAAACAGCGAAGGGGTAAATGATGTGCGTGTTCTGGGTGCGATAGGCGTGATTGAACTAGAAAGTGCTGACTTAGGCGCAGAAATTCAAGCCGCTGCTTTAGAAAATAAGATTTGGATAAGACCCTTTGGCCAACTTATTTACACCATGCCAGCCTACAATATTCCACAAAATCAATTACAGACTTTAACTGATGGGATAATCAACGCCATTCATAAGGTTTTAGAGGAAAATAAGTGAATCGAGCTAAAAAGCTCGCATTTTCCTAAATACAGATTAAAATCAAAATTTTGATGCAGTGCAAACATCTATTTGGACGAGCGAAGCTTAACTATTTTGACACAACAGAAATCCTATTATTTCTGCTATGTCTACTCTAATCTGGAGAGACCACTTGGAACACTTTAATGAGTTTATTGACCTGCTTAAATCTTTAATTCGCCAGCCGAGTGTAGTAGGCGCAGAGCACGCTTTTTTTAGGGTGTTACAGCGTGAGTTAGAAGAACGTGGTGCTAAAGTCACCTGGTATGAAGGTGTGTTAGTGGCACAAGGTAATGACCCAGAAAGTTCTATGTTTTCTAGCCACATTGACCGCCACGGTTTAATTTGTACTGGCCCTAATGAATTTCAGTTTGCCGCGTTTATTACTGGAAAGGTCGGCACTCTGTTTGATAACTCAATCAGTGATGAGCTCAAACTCACATTAATGAACCGTTTTGACCAAACGCCCGTTTTAGCCTATGAACCCTGGTCAGGGGCCTATCGTGGTAAAGGCATTATTGATAACGCCTATATTTGTGAATTTCGTAATAACTTAATTTTTGAAGTTGAAGGCTTAGAGCATGTGGTCGCGGGTACACCCGTTGGTTTCTTAGATAAACTAAAGTTTGAAGATGGCCTGCTTTCTGGTCAGCTCGATAATGTATTGACCGCGGCCGTGTTAGTACACTTATTTAGCCTTGGCTACCAAGGTACGGCTTTCTTTACCGCTGAAGAGGAGTGCGGTGGTAGCTGGCGTTATCTTTTAGAATGGTTTCGTCGTTTTGGTAACTCAACCAACGAGTTGTATGTTTTAGATACTAGCCCGTACAAAAACCGTGAAGAAGCTGATAAACAACATATTGTTCTACGTAATCGAGATGAGCATGCTGAATTTAATATTGAAACCACGCAAACGATTGTACAACACTGCACTCAGCTAGGCATTCCATTTAGCTTTAAAGACCAGTATATTGAAAAACTGAACCAAGACTCTGGCTTAACAGGACAAAAACCGCAAGGGTTAGGACGAACAGAATTGGGCAGAATTACCGCAAACTCTCAAGGCTTAGTGCACGGAACCACCATTCAGATTCCAACCACGGGTTATCACACCATGAACGAAACCGCCTCATTAGATTCCGTACAATCTTTTATGCGCTTAATCATGCAAATTGCGAACATTCAAACCGATGATAATACAAATATCTCTGCCTAAAGACTTACCAGGCCTGCCCTCGCGGGAGTGGTAACGGCCTTTAAAAACAGAATCAAAATCCGTAATCTACCAATATTAAAACCATTTTCGCCATTTAAATATCACTAATTGCGTAACAATTAATACCACAAGACCAATCACAAAATAACGAAAAGCTTCAGGGTTTTCAGAGCCAGGAATCCCGCCCACATTAATACCTAACAGGCCTGTTAAAAAACCTAATGGCAAAAAGATAGCGGTAATCACTGAAAGCACATACATACGATTGTTCAGCTCTTCAGAAATACGGTTTTGTAGCTCCTCTTGAGCCACCGCCGCGCGCTCCCGTAACATCTCTAGCTCTTCTAAAGTACGCGTAATGCGGTCAACAACCTCTCTTAAAAGAATTCGATCGTTTTGAGTTAACCATTCAATCTTTTCAATGGAAAAACGCATTAAGGCTTCTTTTTGTGGTCCGATATATCGGCGTAAATAGATTACCTGTCGACGAATAGAACTCAGCTCTAGCCTTAAAGCCATACGCCCTTCATCAATAACTTTGCCCTCAAGCTCAGACATACTTTCATCAAAGTCATTAACCACGTCACCAATTTTCCACACCATTCGGTCAGCAATTTCTATCAATAACTCACCCACTGTTTTTGGCCCACGGCCTTTTTCAAGCAGATGCACAACCTCATTAACAGCCATTAAATCGCGTTTTAAGGTTGAAATCACACGACCATTTTCTTGCCATAAGCGAATAGCAACCATGTCTTCTGGGTCAGCGGTTGGGTTGAGATTCACCCCTCGCCAAGCCATTAAGACTCCAGCATCAAGCAAACTAAACCTAGGACGTGATTCATTACTCAATAAGGTTTCAGCAACGGCAATATCCAAATTGCTATCGTGAAACAACCACTCTTTTACCTCATAAACAGAGTAATCAAGATGAACCCAAAGCTCTCCTTTACTTTGATTCCATGCCTTAACTTCAGTCCAATTTAAGCGTTTAGCGCCCCCTTGACCATCTAAAAGTAATCCATGAATTAATCCAGCCGACATAAAATTTCCTTACATTAGATACAAAAAAGCCCATACTGAAATATGGGCTTTCACTCACTAAACCAAAGTTACCAGGCCTTTAACCCCCCTAGCGGGATGTAACAATATTAAATTAAGCTTCAATAATCTCATATGAATGCGTCATTTCAGCCGTTTTTTCTAACATTTTAGAGACTGAACAGTATTTATCTGCTGACAACTCAACCGCACGAGCTACTTTCTTCTCATTTAAGTCCGTACCCATCACTTTAAAATGTAGATTAATTTTAGTGTAAACCGCAGGAATGCCATCCGCACGTTCATAAGTAATTTCCATCTGGCAATCTTTAACAGCTTGCTTACCTTTTTCTAGCATCATAATAACATCAATACCAGAACAGCCACCCAAACCCATTAATAAAAGCTCCATAGGACGCGAACCACGATCTTCGCCACCCACCTCTTTAGAGGCATCCATCATGACTTTGTGCCCTGTGGATGATGTTGCTTCAAAGGCCTTTCCGCCTTGCCAATTAACCAGAATAGACATTCTTAACTCCTATGTGACTAAAAATATGTGATTAAAGTGCTTCGGTTTCTGGATCAAAAATATCCTCAACCACAACAATCTTAGGTTTAGGATAATAATTGAACTCAGTAGCAGACGCAATGGTATAAGCCCCCATCTGCTTACCTACTAAGATATCACCTATTTCCAGTTCTGGTAGTTCAATATCTTCCGCAATGACATCAATACTATCACAGGTTGGGCCTGCCAAGACACTCGGCAAAAATTCACCTGTCGCATCAAATGGCTTTAATGGCGCAATAGGGTAAGAGGCGTGGTCAAACATTTGTCCACTAAATCCACCATATACACCATCGTCCATGTAATACCAAGTTCTAGCGCCACGCTTGGCTTTACCCACCACCGAAATGACTTCAATCATAGCTGGCGCAGAGATGAAACGCCCAGGCTCTGCAAAGACCTCAACACCCTCAGGCAAATCTGCAAGCGCTTCAACCACTGGCGCACAGAAATCGGCAATCGGTAACACATCTTCTTGGTAAGAAACTGGGAAACTGCCGCCAATATCTAAGAACTTCCATTTAACGCTATTCATTACCTTCATTGCCGCAATACTTGAACGAACAGCATTAACCTGCATCATTGGAGAAAGCGATTGCGAACCTACGTGAAAAGAGAGTCCAACCACTTCAATGCCATTTTGCTGAGCAAGTTCAACAATGACAGGAAGCTCCTCTAATGCACAACCAAACTTACGTGATAAATCAACCACCGCTTGCTGACTA
Protein-coding regions in this window:
- a CDS encoding peptidase M42 yields the protein MEHFNEFIDLLKSLIRQPSVVGAEHAFFRVLQRELEERGAKVTWYEGVLVAQGNDPESSMFSSHIDRHGLICTGPNEFQFAAFITGKVGTLFDNSISDELKLTLMNRFDQTPVLAYEPWSGAYRGKGIIDNAYICEFRNNLIFEVEGLEHVVAGTPVGFLDKLKFEDGLLSGQLDNVLTAAVLVHLFSLGYQGTAFFTAEEECGGSWRYLLEWFRRFGNSTNELYVLDTSPYKNREEADKQHIVLRNRDEHAEFNIETTQTIVQHCTQLGIPFSFKDQYIEKLNQDSGLTGQKPQGLGRTELGRITANSQGLVHGTTIQIPTTGYHTMNETASLDSVQSFMRLIMQIANIQTDDNTNISA
- a CDS encoding OsmC family protein, with the protein product MSILVNWQGGKAFEATSSTGHKVMMDASKEVGGEDRGSRPMELLLMGLGGCSGIDVIMMLEKGKQAVKDCQMEITYERADGIPAVYTKINLHFKVMGTDLNEKKVARAVELSADKYCSVSKMLEKTAEMTHSYEIIEA
- a CDS encoding zinc transporter ZntB: MSAGLIHGLLLDGQGGAKRLNWTEVKAWNQSKGELWVHLDYSVYEVKEWLFHDSNLDIAVAETLLSNESRPRFSLLDAGVLMAWRGVNLNPTADPEDMVAIRLWQENGRVISTLKRDLMAVNEVVHLLEKGRGPKTVGELLIEIADRMVWKIGDVVNDFDESMSELEGKVIDEGRMALRLELSSIRRQVIYLRRYIGPQKEALMRFSIEKIEWLTQNDRILLREVVDRITRTLEELEMLRERAAVAQEELQNRISEELNNRMYVLSVITAIFLPLGFLTGLLGINVGGIPGSENPEAFRYFVIGLVVLIVTQLVIFKWRKWF
- a CDS encoding type III PLP-dependent enzyme yields the protein MDQQTQQFVETFAEQSHPDVLEQFDRASLEELVAKHETPFMVLDLEEVDYQFKSLQAALPGVKLFYALKSLSHPELIKRLKSLGSFFDLATIGEVELVESLGIKGDQCIHTHPIKKDKEIKRALEFGCNRFVVDNLEELKKFIPYAGQVELIIRVSFRSQQAVVDLSRKFGCALEELPVIVELAQQNGIEVVGLSFHVGSQSLSPMMQVNAVRSSIAAMKVMNSVKWKFLDIGGSFPVSYQEDVLPIADFCAPVVEALADLPEGVEVFAEPGRFISAPAMIEVISVVGKAKRGARTWYYMDDGVYGGFSGQMFDHASYPIAPLKPFDATGEFLPSVLAGPTCDSIDVIAEDIELPELEIGDILVGKQMGAYTIASATEFNYYPKPKIVVVEDIFDPETEAL